A window of Thermus antranikianii DSM 12462 contains these coding sequences:
- a CDS encoding ABC transporter substrate-binding protein, whose translation MKRREFLRKLGIGSLAALGMPYFATAQARPVKLAALLPLTGPFAFAGNAGREGFVDGVDYVNEVQGGIGGRKLELILEDTGYDVAKGTAAFNRVVSRERPDELLFVYGDSTGLSKALAPEIARMGLPYSATSFSNELADPKTYPTIFVFGPTYNDMMEALLRQIRLQKGRAKIALVYSNTEFGRDPIPYAKERAKALGMEVVHEEVTPPAFTDATPVVLNLRRANPDFVILQGYALSAEPLILRTAREQGLRAQFMGTYYSAELALIQRAGPAAEGFTVTYHNAYWYDTLVPAVDEMRKFRQKKGRDISYRPTYYMGSLAVVLAIAEAMRRAAGAGKLTRAGVVEYLEKMEDYNGLGLNLGYRFVNHRLPYTKLYRASVRDGRFNAITDWIRLA comes from the coding sequence ATGAAGCGTAGGGAGTTTTTAAGGAAGCTGGGTATAGGTTCGTTGGCGGCCCTGGGTATGCCCTACTTCGCCACTGCCCAGGCCAGGCCGGTAAAGCTGGCCGCCCTTCTGCCCTTGACGGGGCCCTTCGCCTTTGCCGGCAATGCGGGCCGGGAGGGGTTCGTGGACGGGGTGGACTACGTCAACGAGGTCCAAGGAGGCATTGGGGGCCGCAAGCTGGAGCTCATCCTAGAGGACACGGGGTACGACGTGGCCAAGGGGACCGCCGCCTTCAACCGGGTGGTATCCCGGGAGCGTCCCGATGAGCTCCTCTTTGTATACGGGGACTCCACCGGTCTTTCCAAGGCCTTGGCGCCGGAAATCGCCCGCATGGGCCTTCCCTACTCCGCCACCAGCTTCTCCAACGAACTAGCCGACCCCAAAACCTACCCCACCATCTTCGTCTTCGGCCCCACTTACAACGACATGATGGAGGCCCTCCTCCGGCAAATCCGCCTGCAAAAGGGCCGGGCTAAGATCGCTTTGGTCTACTCCAACACCGAGTTCGGCCGCGACCCCATCCCCTACGCCAAGGAAAGGGCCAAGGCCCTTGGCATGGAGGTGGTCCACGAGGAGGTGACGCCCCCGGCCTTCACCGACGCCACCCCCGTGGTCCTCAACCTCCGGCGGGCCAACCCCGACTTCGTAATCCTTCAGGGCTATGCCCTTTCCGCCGAACCCCTGATCCTCCGCACCGCACGGGAGCAGGGCCTAAGGGCCCAGTTCATGGGCACCTACTACTCCGCGGAACTGGCCCTCATCCAGCGGGCGGGCCCTGCCGCCGAGGGTTTCACCGTCACATACCACAACGCCTACTGGTACGACACCCTGGTGCCCGCAGTGGACGAGATGCGGAAATTCCGTCAGAAGAAGGGCCGGGACATCTCCTACCGCCCCACCTACTACATGGGCAGCCTGGCGGTGGTCCTGGCTATCGCCGAAGCCATGCGCCGGGCGGCGGGAGCGGGCAAGCTCACCCGGGCCGGGGTGGTGGAGTACCTGGAAAAAATGGAAGACTACAACGGGCTTGGCCTCAACTTGGGCTACCGGTTTGTCAATCACCGCCTTCCCTACACCAAGCTCTATCGGGCTAGCGTAAGGGACGGCCGTTTCAACGCCATCACCGACTGGATCAGGCTGGCTTAG
- a CDS encoding lyase family protein — MHWHAVYRRFVLGRHYRFAREALVPHFFDALTAYAMELARLGLPRADTAVTALRELRTLPLPSFTGEVEDVFFSIYSQLAEHWGEEVAGAIRRGLSRNDLDLTAFRAYLRDRVVALLGDFLRLRGAVLQVAETHAGVPLVLRTHHRPAQPSTLDHYLLGVEALLERDFRRLRQALDTLDRCPLGASALAGNPYPVDRWRLAALLGFAGPVENTLDAVASGDYALELASALVGLGTSLSRFLTDLLALAERGAFVVGEGLAQGSSFMPQKRNPVVLEHARIYAGQLVGGMGTLASLNHNTPFTDLNDHSTGVLEPLTALMESAEAALELTRVALEESHFEPALLVEELSPEVLASEAVDLLVRKGVPLAEAYRRVQGALPGVRPELLGVEREELIAWMSLEGFFARREVLGGVGPKARAEAMARARKRLKEDRKALAALRARVRLARRLLAKGPEGFQAEEGEKAADQQGQVEGHEDQEEPLG; from the coding sequence ATGCACTGGCATGCCGTTTATCGCCGCTTTGTCTTGGGCCGCCATTACCGGTTTGCCCGCGAGGCCCTTGTGCCCCATTTCTTTGATGCCCTCACCGCCTATGCCATGGAGCTTGCCCGCCTGGGCCTTCCTCGAGCCGATACGGCGGTGACGGCTTTGCGAGAACTCCGTACCCTTCCTTTGCCCAGCTTTACGGGGGAGGTGGAGGACGTCTTCTTCTCCATCTACTCTCAACTTGCCGAGCACTGGGGGGAGGAGGTGGCGGGGGCCATACGCCGGGGGCTATCCCGCAACGACCTGGACCTCACGGCCTTTCGCGCTTACCTGAGGGACCGGGTGGTGGCCCTGCTGGGGGATTTTCTTCGCCTACGGGGGGCGGTACTCCAGGTTGCCGAGACCCATGCCGGGGTACCCCTGGTCCTCCGCACCCACCACCGGCCGGCCCAGCCCTCCACCTTGGACCATTACCTCCTCGGGGTGGAGGCGCTTTTGGAGAGGGACTTCCGCCGTTTGCGGCAGGCTTTGGATACCCTGGATCGTTGCCCTTTGGGGGCCAGTGCCCTGGCGGGGAACCCCTATCCTGTGGACCGGTGGCGGCTCGCCGCCCTTTTGGGTTTTGCCGGGCCGGTGGAGAACACCTTGGATGCCGTGGCCTCGGGGGATTATGCCCTGGAGCTGGCCTCGGCCCTGGTGGGACTGGGCACCAGCCTCTCCCGCTTCCTTACCGACCTTCTGGCCCTGGCGGAGCGGGGGGCCTTCGTGGTAGGGGAGGGGTTGGCCCAGGGTTCCAGCTTCATGCCGCAGAAGCGGAATCCCGTGGTGCTGGAGCACGCCCGCATCTACGCGGGCCAGCTGGTGGGCGGAATGGGTACGCTGGCCTCCTTGAACCACAACACCCCCTTCACCGACTTGAACGACCACTCCACCGGGGTACTGGAGCCTTTGACGGCCCTGATGGAAAGCGCCGAAGCAGCGTTGGAGCTTACCCGGGTGGCCCTCGAGGAAAGCCACTTTGAGCCGGCCCTTCTCGTGGAGGAGCTCTCCCCGGAGGTCCTGGCCTCGGAGGCGGTGGACCTGTTGGTGCGCAAGGGGGTGCCCCTTGCCGAGGCGTACCGGCGGGTGCAGGGGGCTTTGCCGGGGGTCCGGCCCGAGCTCTTGGGGGTGGAGCGGGAGGAACTCATCGCCTGGATGAGCCTCGAGGGCTTTTTCGCCCGCCGGGAGGTCCTGGGGGGTGTGGGGCCCAAGGCCCGGGCGGAGGCGATGGCCCGGGCCAGAAAGCGCCTTAAGGAAGACCGGAAAGCCTTAGCGGCCCTGCGGGCTCGGGTGCGCCTGGCCAGGCGCCTGTTGGCCAAAGGGCCTGAGGGTTTCCAGGCGGAGGAAGGCGAGAAGGCTGCGGATCAGCAGGGGCAGGTAGAAGGCCATGAGGACCAGGAAGAGCCCCTGGGCTAG
- a CDS encoding NAD-dependent epimerase/dehydratase family protein, producing MRVLVTGGAGFIGSHIAESLVREGVEVAVLDNLSTGRRENVPKGIYFYRVDLRDKEGLERVFREFRPTHVSHQAAQASVKVSVDNPTLDFEVNLLGGLNLLEAMRKWGAEKMVFASTGGAIYGEVPEGERAEETWPPKPKSPYAASKASFEHYLSAYGQNYGLKWVSLRYGNVYGPRQDPHGEAGVVAIFSERILKGEPVTLYARRTPGDEGCVRDYIYVTDVVRAHNLALKALEGIYNVGTGEGHTTQEVLLAVAEAAGKNPQVNPAPPRPGDLERSVLSPLKLMAHGWRPEVDFREGIRLTVEYFRTR from the coding sequence ATGCGCGTACTGGTGACGGGTGGAGCGGGTTTCATTGGTAGCCACATTGCGGAGAGCCTGGTGCGCGAGGGTGTGGAGGTGGCGGTCCTGGACAACCTCTCCACGGGCAGACGGGAAAACGTCCCCAAGGGCATCTATTTCTATAGGGTGGACCTTAGGGACAAGGAAGGCCTAGAAAGAGTCTTCCGAGAGTTCCGCCCCACCCACGTTTCCCACCAGGCGGCCCAGGCCTCGGTGAAGGTAAGCGTGGACAACCCCACCCTGGACTTCGAGGTGAACCTCCTCGGCGGCTTGAACCTCCTCGAGGCCATGCGAAAGTGGGGGGCGGAGAAGATGGTCTTCGCCTCCACCGGGGGAGCCATCTACGGGGAGGTTCCCGAAGGGGAACGGGCCGAGGAAACCTGGCCCCCCAAACCCAAAAGCCCCTACGCCGCCAGCAAGGCCTCCTTTGAGCACTACCTCTCCGCCTACGGGCAAAACTACGGGCTCAAGTGGGTCTCCCTGCGCTACGGCAACGTGTACGGTCCCCGGCAGGACCCCCACGGGGAGGCCGGGGTGGTGGCCATTTTCTCGGAAAGGATCCTCAAGGGAGAACCGGTTACCCTCTACGCCAGAAGGACCCCCGGGGACGAGGGATGTGTGCGGGACTACATCTATGTGACCGACGTGGTGCGGGCCCACAACCTGGCCCTAAAGGCTCTGGAGGGAATCTACAACGTGGGAACGGGGGAAGGACACACCACCCAGGAGGTCCTGTTGGCGGTGGCCGAGGCCGCTGGCAAGAATCCACAGGTCAACCCAGCCCCTCCGCGTCCCGGTGATCTGGAAAGAAGCGTGCTCTCTCCCTTGAAGCTCATGGCCCACGGCTGGCGGCCCGAGGTGGATTTCCGGGAGGGCATCCGGCTCACCGTGGAATACTTCCGCACCCGTTGA
- a CDS encoding thioredoxin family protein — protein MLQYPELPLGSPLIDAELPDPRGGRYRLSQFQEPFLAVIFMCNHCPYVKGSIQEIVSLAEKYRGRVAFVGINANDYERYPDDAPEKMVEFAKEHGIFFPYLLDESQEVAKAYRALRTPEVFLFDERRLLRYHGRVNDNPKFPEQVQAHDLEAAIEALLKGEEPPLKEAPAIGCTIKWRPGNEPEVKIG, from the coding sequence ATGCTGCAGTACCCGGAGCTACCCCTAGGAAGCCCCTTGATCGACGCCGAGCTTCCCGATCCACGGGGAGGACGGTACCGGCTTTCCCAGTTCCAGGAGCCCTTTCTGGCCGTGATCTTCATGTGCAACCACTGCCCCTACGTGAAGGGCTCCATCCAGGAGATCGTGAGCCTGGCGGAGAAGTACCGGGGCCGGGTGGCCTTCGTGGGCATCAACGCCAACGATTACGAACGCTACCCCGACGACGCCCCGGAGAAGATGGTGGAGTTCGCCAAGGAACACGGCATCTTCTTCCCCTACCTACTGGATGAGAGCCAGGAGGTGGCCAAGGCCTACCGCGCCTTGCGCACCCCCGAGGTCTTCCTCTTCGACGAAAGGCGCCTCCTCCGCTACCACGGCCGGGTAAACGATAACCCCAAGTTCCCCGAACAGGTCCAGGCCCACGACCTCGAGGCCGCCATCGAAGCCTTGCTCAAGGGAGAGGAGCCACCCCTTAAGGAGGCTCCCGCCATCGGCTGCACCATCAAGTGGCGGCCTGGAAACGAGCCCGAGGTCAAAATCGGCTAA
- a CDS encoding cation-translocating P-type ATPase: MRGLTSQEAQKRLVEYGPNALPEKPSEPLWQRFLRQFQSPLIYILLFALAVDLGLWLYEGAHGLPLEALAILAILILNATLGTLQEKRSEEALRRLKALAEPMAWVLRDGRFQHLPSREIVPGDVVRLEAGDRIPADGVLLEASGVLVDESLLTGESVPVEKRVRDEVFSGTLLVRGRALMEVSRTGLRSAMGRIAGLLAEMEEEKTPLERRLEAFGHRVARWVMGLAAALVALGFLAEGFSAQVLLFAVALAVAAVPEGLPAVLTLALALGVERMARRKAVVRRLSAVEALGSVTVIATDKTGTLTENRMEVQKVVGPDPQRALLAMVLCNDADLETGAGDPLELGLLRYAARHLNVQQVRHEHPRLSERPFDSAWKYMRVTTPEGSFLKGAPEALIPRLALSPEDKASLLEQAEAYAKEGFRVLALAHGEGEREEGLSFLGFVLLLDPPRPEVPEAVAKVLKAGVRVVMVTGDHPATALAIARQVGIPAEVVATGDEIGELSDEELLEVDVFARVKPEDKLRIVEAFQKAGEVVAVTGDGINDAPALKRADVGVAMGQRGSEVSREVADLVLLDDNFATIVAAIEEGRSIYENIQKFIRFLFSTNLSEVLVVALGMVFAALLNLRDEAGYLLLPLTAVQILWINLVTDGLPALALALERNPQVLDRPPRPKDSPLLDAPSLRFILLTGTIKAAFALSLLALLPGWGRIQAALSATEVARTATFHFMTLGQLFFAYAARHTHLMPLPNPYLHGAVALGIAIQLLLGTLAPGALEAVPAPLGIWGLVLGLALLAWLVAEGVDRLVWRKGDASGPYSLTQ, translated from the coding sequence ATGCGGGGGCTTACCTCACAGGAGGCGCAAAAACGCTTGGTAGAATACGGCCCCAACGCCCTTCCGGAAAAACCCTCTGAACCCCTTTGGCAACGGTTCCTGCGCCAGTTTCAAAGCCCTCTCATCTACATCCTCCTCTTTGCCTTGGCGGTGGACCTGGGCCTTTGGCTCTATGAGGGAGCCCATGGGCTTCCCCTGGAGGCCTTGGCCATTCTGGCCATCCTGATCCTCAACGCTACCCTGGGTACCCTGCAGGAGAAGCGCTCCGAGGAGGCCCTTAGGCGTCTTAAAGCCCTGGCGGAGCCCATGGCCTGGGTCCTCCGAGATGGTCGCTTCCAGCACCTCCCCAGCCGGGAGATCGTGCCCGGGGATGTGGTGCGCCTGGAGGCAGGGGACCGCATACCGGCAGATGGGGTGCTCCTGGAGGCCAGCGGGGTCTTGGTGGATGAAAGCCTCCTTACCGGGGAAAGCGTTCCGGTGGAGAAGAGGGTAAGGGACGAGGTCTTTTCCGGCACCCTGTTGGTGCGGGGAAGGGCCTTAATGGAGGTAAGCCGTACCGGCCTAAGGAGCGCCATGGGCCGCATCGCCGGGCTTCTGGCAGAGATGGAAGAGGAAAAAACTCCGCTGGAGCGGCGCCTCGAGGCCTTTGGCCATAGGGTGGCCCGCTGGGTGATGGGGCTTGCCGCAGCCCTAGTGGCACTGGGTTTTCTGGCGGAGGGCTTTTCCGCCCAAGTCCTTCTCTTCGCCGTGGCCCTGGCGGTAGCGGCGGTGCCCGAGGGGCTTCCTGCCGTGCTCACCCTGGCCTTGGCCCTGGGGGTGGAGCGGATGGCGCGCCGTAAGGCGGTGGTTCGGCGCCTTTCAGCGGTGGAGGCCTTGGGGAGCGTTACCGTTATCGCCACCGACAAGACGGGTACCCTCACGGAAAACCGCATGGAGGTGCAAAAGGTGGTGGGGCCGGACCCCCAGAGGGCTCTTCTCGCCATGGTCCTCTGCAACGATGCCGATCTGGAAACCGGCGCAGGGGACCCCTTGGAACTGGGTCTTTTGCGCTATGCGGCCCGGCACCTGAACGTGCAGCAAGTGCGCCACGAACACCCCAGGCTCTCTGAAAGGCCCTTTGACAGCGCCTGGAAGTACATGCGGGTTACCACGCCCGAGGGAAGCTTCCTCAAAGGGGCTCCCGAGGCCCTTATCCCCCGCCTTGCCCTAAGCCCGGAGGACAAAGCTTCCCTTTTGGAACAGGCGGAGGCCTATGCAAAGGAGGGCTTCCGGGTGCTGGCCTTGGCCCATGGCGAGGGGGAGAGGGAAGAGGGGCTAAGCTTTTTGGGCTTCGTCCTCCTTCTGGATCCTCCACGTCCGGAGGTACCGGAGGCGGTGGCCAAGGTGTTGAAGGCAGGGGTCAGGGTGGTGATGGTCACGGGGGATCACCCGGCCACTGCCTTGGCCATCGCCCGCCAGGTGGGTATTCCTGCGGAAGTGGTGGCCACCGGGGACGAGATCGGGGAACTCTCCGACGAGGAACTTCTGGAGGTGGATGTCTTCGCCCGGGTTAAGCCCGAGGACAAGCTGCGCATCGTTGAGGCATTCCAAAAAGCAGGCGAGGTGGTGGCCGTGACCGGGGACGGAATAAACGACGCCCCGGCCCTCAAGCGGGCGGACGTGGGGGTGGCCATGGGCCAAAGGGGTTCAGAAGTCTCCCGGGAAGTGGCGGATTTGGTTCTTCTGGACGACAACTTCGCCACCATCGTGGCGGCCATTGAAGAGGGGCGGAGCATCTACGAGAACATCCAGAAGTTCATTCGCTTCCTCTTCTCCACCAACCTCTCTGAGGTCTTGGTGGTGGCCTTGGGCATGGTGTTTGCCGCTCTCCTCAACCTCAGGGACGAGGCTGGGTACCTGCTTCTTCCCCTCACCGCGGTGCAGATTCTCTGGATCAACCTGGTGACCGATGGCCTTCCCGCCCTGGCCCTGGCCCTGGAGCGTAATCCCCAGGTATTGGACCGGCCGCCCAGGCCCAAGGACAGCCCCCTTTTGGACGCTCCCTCCTTGCGGTTCATCCTCCTCACGGGAACCATCAAGGCCGCCTTTGCCTTGTCGCTCTTGGCCCTTCTGCCGGGATGGGGGCGGATCCAAGCCGCTTTAAGTGCCACCGAGGTGGCGCGTACTGCCACCTTCCACTTCATGACCCTGGGCCAGCTCTTCTTCGCTTACGCTGCTCGGCACACCCACCTGATGCCCCTGCCCAACCCGTATTTGCACGGAGCTGTGGCTTTGGGCATCGCCATTCAGCTCCTGCTGGGCACCCTGGCCCCAGGGGCTCTGGAGGCCGTGCCGGCTCCCTTGGGGATCTGGGGATTGGTGTTGGGGCTGGCCCTTTTGGCTTGGCTCGTGGCTGAGGGAGTAGACCGTTTGGTATGGCGGAAAGGGGATGCCAGCGGGCCTTACTCTTTAACCCAGTGA
- a CDS encoding universal stress protein, giving the protein MYRSLLLPTDGSPAAEAGVKEGLRLAKALGARVAFLYVLEPIGPRLFLGPETLPYYQDLVEDMRKEGMAALDRATRMAEELGVGFEAHLLEGRAAEVILKEAAKHDLLVMATHGRSRLDAALLGSVTQEVVRRSPKPILVVPHWVKE; this is encoded by the coding sequence ATGTACCGAAGCCTTCTCCTTCCCACCGACGGAAGCCCAGCTGCCGAAGCTGGGGTAAAGGAGGGGCTCCGCCTGGCCAAGGCCCTGGGGGCCCGGGTGGCCTTTCTCTACGTGCTGGAGCCCATAGGGCCCAGGCTTTTCCTGGGCCCGGAAACCCTTCCCTACTACCAGGACCTGGTGGAGGACATGCGGAAAGAGGGCATGGCCGCCTTGGACCGGGCCACCCGCATGGCGGAGGAGCTCGGGGTGGGGTTTGAAGCCCATCTCCTCGAGGGGCGGGCGGCGGAGGTCATCCTTAAGGAGGCAGCAAAGCACGACCTTTTGGTAATGGCCACCCACGGGCGCTCGAGGTTAGATGCCGCCCTTCTGGGAAGCGTGACCCAGGAGGTGGTGCGCCGAAGCCCCAAGCCCATCCTGGTGGTACCTCACTGGGTTAAAGAGTAA
- a CDS encoding ribonuclease J: protein MENQERKPRKRRRRRPPDAASLGLGEGKDYVEIIPLGGMGEIGKNITVFRFRDEIFVLDGGLAFPQEGMPGVDLLIPRVDYLIENRHLIKAWVLTHGHEDHIGGLPFILPMVFGKESQVPIYGAKLTLGLLKGKLEEFGLRPGSFNLKEISPDDRISVGRYFTLDLFRMTHSIPDNSGLVIRTPIGTIVHTGDFKLDATPIDGKLSHLAKVAQAGAEGVLLLIADSTNAERPGYTPSEMEIAKELDRVIGRAPGRVFVTTFASHIHRIQAVIWAAEKYGRKVAMEGRSMVRFSRIAMELGYLKVKDRLYTLEEVKDLPDHQVLILATGSQGQPMSVLHRLAFESHAKMAIKPGDTVILSSSPIPGNEEAVNRVINRLYALGAYVLYPPTYKVHASGHASQEELKLILNLTTPRFFLPWHGEVRHQTNFKWLAESMSRPPEKTLIGENGAIYRLTRDTFEKVGQVPSGVLYVDGLGVGDITEEILADRQHMAEEGIVVITALASQDPVVEVVSRGFVKAGERLLGEVKRMALEALQNGVREKKSLERIRDDIYFPVKKFLKKATGRDPMILPVVIEG from the coding sequence ATGGAAAACCAGGAACGTAAGCCAAGGAAAAGACGGCGCAGAAGGCCACCCGACGCCGCTTCCCTGGGCCTTGGAGAGGGCAAGGACTATGTGGAGATCATCCCCCTAGGGGGGATGGGGGAGATCGGCAAGAACATCACCGTCTTCCGCTTCCGCGACGAGATCTTCGTCCTGGACGGTGGTCTGGCCTTTCCCCAGGAGGGAATGCCCGGGGTGGACCTCCTCATCCCCCGGGTGGATTACCTCATCGAAAACAGGCACCTCATCAAGGCCTGGGTTCTGACCCACGGGCACGAGGACCACATCGGGGGGCTTCCCTTCATCCTCCCCATGGTCTTCGGGAAGGAAAGCCAGGTACCCATTTACGGCGCTAAGCTCACCCTGGGCCTCCTTAAGGGGAAGCTGGAGGAGTTCGGTTTGAGGCCCGGAAGCTTCAACCTCAAGGAGATCTCCCCCGATGACCGCATCAGCGTGGGGCGCTACTTCACCCTGGACCTCTTCCGCATGACCCACTCCATCCCCGACAACTCCGGGCTGGTCATCCGCACCCCCATCGGCACCATCGTGCACACCGGGGACTTCAAGCTGGACGCCACCCCCATAGACGGTAAACTCTCCCACCTGGCCAAGGTGGCCCAGGCGGGAGCGGAAGGGGTCTTGCTCCTCATCGCCGACTCCACCAACGCCGAGCGCCCCGGCTACACCCCGAGCGAGATGGAGATCGCCAAAGAGCTGGATCGGGTCATCGGCCGGGCTCCGGGCAGGGTCTTCGTCACCACCTTTGCCAGCCACATCCATCGCATCCAGGCGGTGATCTGGGCGGCGGAGAAGTACGGGCGCAAGGTGGCCATGGAAGGCCGGAGCATGGTGCGGTTCAGCCGTATCGCCATGGAGCTGGGTTACCTCAAGGTGAAGGACCGCCTCTACACCCTGGAGGAGGTCAAGGACCTCCCCGACCACCAGGTGCTGATCCTGGCCACGGGAAGCCAAGGGCAGCCCATGTCCGTCCTCCACCGCCTGGCCTTCGAAAGCCACGCCAAGATGGCCATCAAGCCCGGGGACACGGTGATCCTCTCCAGCAGCCCCATTCCCGGCAACGAGGAGGCGGTGAACCGGGTCATCAACCGGCTCTACGCCCTGGGGGCTTACGTTCTCTACCCTCCCACCTACAAGGTCCATGCCTCGGGGCACGCCTCCCAGGAGGAGCTCAAGCTCATCCTGAACCTCACCACCCCCCGTTTCTTCCTCCCCTGGCACGGGGAGGTGCGCCACCAGACCAACTTCAAGTGGCTGGCGGAGTCCATGAGCCGTCCCCCGGAGAAAACCCTCATCGGGGAGAACGGGGCCATCTACCGCCTAACCCGGGACACCTTTGAGAAGGTAGGCCAGGTGCCCTCTGGGGTCCTCTATGTGGACGGCCTGGGGGTTGGGGACATCACCGAGGAGATCCTGGCCGACCGCCAGCACATGGCCGAGGAGGGGATCGTGGTCATCACCGCCCTAGCGAGCCAGGACCCGGTGGTGGAGGTGGTGTCCCGGGGGTTTGTCAAGGCCGGGGAGCGGCTCTTGGGCGAAGTGAAGCGCATGGCCCTCGAGGCCCTGCAAAACGGGGTGCGGGAGAAGAAATCCTTGGAACGTATCCGGGACGACATCTACTTCCCGGTGAAAAAGTTCCTGAAGAAGGCCACGGGCCGGGATCCCATGATCCTTCCCGTGGTCATCGAGGGGTGA
- the pnp gene encoding polyribonucleotide nucleotidyltransferase → MPEATPNTPQAHRYETQVAGRLLVLEAGKYAKQASGSVLVRYGDTVVLATAQASEEPIEADFLPLTVEFEERHYAVGKIPGSFMRREGRPGEKAILSARMTDRPIRPLFPKGFRHEVQIIVTVLSADQKNPPDILGPTAASAALMLSDIPWEGPVAAVRVGLIGGQFVLNPTLQELEESALDLVVAGSRNAILMVEAGAQEVDEETLVQALEFAHREMQPILDLQEAMAKALGKPKMAWTPPETLSEEEKEAFYRLAVERGLSAVLQTASKGERSRALEAFAEALIAEALPKLEDGTPDESKKPLYESAFDEVVRRELRRLVLEEGRRADGRTPKDLRPIWIEVDVLPRTHGSAIFTRGETQVLGTVTLGTGRDEQIIDDLGIDETEKFLVHYNFPPFSTGEVKRLRGVSRREIGHGNLAKRALKAVLPPEEAFPYTIRVVGDVLESNGSSSMATVCAGCLALMDAGVPIRAPVAGVAMGLVWEGERAVILTDILGLEDALGDMDFKVAGTRKGVTALQMDNKVGGLPREVLKEALMQAREARMKILDLMESVLPAPRPELKPFAPRILSLKVPVEKIGLVIGPGGKNVRALEELGVEVDIEEDGTVRIYSSDMEAAQKAKKRIEELTMEAKVGEIYEGTVTKITPFGAFVSLFPGTEGLLHISQIAPGRVERVEDHLKVGDVIKVKVHRIDERGKIDLIRPELEGKIPPRRRS, encoded by the coding sequence ATGCCGGAAGCCACACCCAACACCCCACAGGCCCATAGGTACGAAACCCAGGTGGCCGGCCGCCTCCTGGTGTTGGAGGCAGGGAAATACGCCAAACAGGCCTCGGGCTCAGTCCTGGTGCGCTACGGCGACACCGTAGTCCTGGCCACCGCCCAAGCCTCCGAGGAACCCATAGAAGCGGACTTCCTCCCCCTCACCGTGGAGTTTGAGGAGCGGCACTACGCCGTGGGCAAGATCCCAGGAAGCTTCATGCGCCGGGAAGGACGGCCTGGGGAAAAGGCCATCCTCTCCGCCCGCATGACGGATCGGCCCATCCGTCCCCTCTTCCCTAAGGGCTTTCGCCACGAGGTGCAGATAATCGTCACCGTGCTCTCCGCCGACCAGAAGAACCCTCCGGACATCCTGGGGCCCACGGCGGCCAGCGCCGCCCTCATGCTTTCGGACATCCCCTGGGAGGGACCCGTGGCCGCGGTGAGGGTGGGCCTCATTGGAGGGCAGTTCGTCCTGAACCCTACCCTCCAAGAGCTGGAGGAAAGCGCCCTGGACCTGGTGGTGGCGGGAAGCCGGAACGCTATCCTCATGGTGGAGGCCGGGGCCCAGGAGGTAGATGAGGAAACCCTGGTCCAGGCCTTGGAGTTTGCCCACCGGGAGATGCAGCCCATCCTGGACCTGCAGGAGGCTATGGCCAAGGCCTTGGGCAAGCCTAAGATGGCCTGGACCCCACCGGAGACCCTCAGCGAGGAGGAGAAGGAAGCCTTCTACCGCTTGGCCGTGGAACGGGGGCTTTCCGCCGTGCTCCAAACCGCCAGCAAGGGGGAGAGGAGCCGGGCCCTCGAGGCCTTCGCCGAAGCCCTGATCGCCGAGGCCCTGCCCAAGTTAGAAGACGGCACCCCGGACGAGAGCAAAAAGCCCCTCTACGAAAGCGCCTTTGACGAGGTGGTGCGCAGAGAGCTCAGGCGCCTCGTGCTGGAGGAAGGCAGGCGGGCGGATGGCCGTACCCCCAAGGACCTCCGGCCCATCTGGATCGAGGTGGACGTCCTACCCCGCACCCACGGCTCCGCCATCTTCACCCGGGGGGAGACCCAGGTCCTGGGCACCGTCACCCTGGGCACGGGCCGGGACGAGCAGATCATTGACGACCTGGGGATTGACGAAACGGAAAAGTTCCTGGTGCACTACAACTTTCCCCCCTTTTCCACCGGAGAGGTCAAACGGCTTAGGGGGGTTTCCCGCCGGGAGATAGGTCACGGCAACCTGGCCAAACGGGCCTTGAAGGCGGTCCTGCCTCCCGAGGAGGCCTTCCCCTACACCATCCGGGTGGTGGGGGATGTCCTGGAATCCAATGGCAGCAGCTCCATGGCCACGGTCTGCGCGGGGTGCCTGGCCCTGATGGACGCTGGGGTACCCATAAGGGCCCCCGTGGCTGGGGTGGCCATGGGCCTGGTCTGGGAGGGGGAGCGGGCGGTGATCCTCACCGACATCCTGGGACTGGAGGATGCCCTGGGGGACATGGATTTCAAGGTGGCGGGAACCCGAAAAGGGGTCACCGCCTTGCAGATGGACAACAAGGTGGGCGGGCTTCCCCGGGAGGTGCTTAAGGAAGCCCTCATGCAGGCCCGTGAGGCCCGCATGAAGATCCTGGACCTCATGGAAAGCGTCCTTCCTGCCCCACGCCCCGAGCTTAAGCCCTTCGCTCCCCGCATCCTCTCCCTCAAGGTGCCGGTGGAGAAGATCGGCCTCGTCATCGGGCCCGGGGGGAAGAACGTGCGGGCCCTCGAGGAGCTCGGGGTGGAGGTGGACATCGAGGAAGACGGGACGGTGCGCATCTACTCCAGCGACATGGAGGCGGCCCAGAAGGCCAAGAAGCGCATCGAGGAGCTCACCATGGAGGCCAAGGTGGGCGAGATCTACGAGGGCACCGTCACCAAGATCACCCCCTTTGGGGCCTTCGTGAGCCTGTTCCCTGGCACCGAAGGGCTCCTTCACATCAGCCAGATCGCCCCCGGTCGGGTGGAGCGGGTGGAGGACCACTTGAAGGTGGGGGACGTGATCAAGGTCAAGGTGCACCGCATCGACGAGCGGGGCAAGATCGACCTGATCCGACCGGAGCTGGAGGGCAAGATCCCCCCCAGGCGTCGCAGCTAG